From a single Octopus sinensis linkage group LG5, ASM634580v1, whole genome shotgun sequence genomic region:
- the LOC115211938 gene encoding 40S ribosomal protein S14 gives MAPRKGKTQQQQEQVSLGPQVLEGENVFGVAHIFASFNDTFVHVTDLSGKETIARVTGGMKVKADRDEASPYAAMLAAQEVAERCKTVGITALHIRLRATGGNKTKTPGPGAQSALRALARSGMKIGRIEDVTPIPSDSTRRKGGRRGRRL, from the exons ATGGCTCCACGTAAAGGAAAGACGCAACAGCAGCAAGAGCAAGTATCGCTCGGCCCACAAGTGCTGGAAGGAGAGAATGTTTTCGGCGTAGCCCACATTTTTGCTAGTTTCAATGATACATTTGTGCATGTTACTGACCTTTCAGGCAA agAAACTATAGCTCGTGTGACGGGTGGAATGAAGGTCAAGGCTGATCGAGATGAAGCTTCCCCTTACGCTGCAATGTTGGCTGCACAAGAAGTAGCAGAAAGGTGCAAAACAGTTGGAATTACAGCTCTTCATATTCGCCTTAGAGCTACAGGAGGCAACAA aACTAAGACTCCAGGCCCTGGAGCTCAGTCAGCTCTCCGAGCTTTGGCTCGTTCTGGTATGAAGATAGGACGTATTG aggATGTTACTCCTATTCCATCAGATAGCACCAGAAGGAAGGGTGGTCGTCGTGGACGTCGTTTGTAA